A window of the Dyadobacter pollutisoli genome harbors these coding sequences:
- a CDS encoding sialidase family protein, giving the protein MTISKKLYTCVAAGLLLGTIILSSCNSKKSETEEGENADSLAGKKEFVFGDDRPFAQCHASTLVRLNDGQFLVAWFGGTEEKNPDVGIWVSKGRPGNWSAPKEVAKIREDAHWNPVLQKTADGKVILYFKVGKEIAQWETWVKTSADNGETWSEAYELVKGDKGGRGPVKNKLIELSNGDWLAGASNEVNRWEVFVDRSTDKGKTWTASPYFKIDTMEIKGKGAIQPTLWESTPGNVHMLIRTTGGVIARSDSKDFGKTWSTIKKTSLPNPNSGIDLTKIADGTLVLAYNPDDRNWGSRSPLSLILSYDNGQNWTDKIDIATGKKEDEYSYPAIISWGDSVAVTYTFNRRKVAFWTGSKKDIVELAAKEKK; this is encoded by the coding sequence ATGACTATTTCTAAAAAACTCTATACCTGTGTAGCAGCCGGTCTTTTGCTGGGTACTATCATACTATCTTCCTGTAATTCAAAAAAGTCGGAAACTGAGGAAGGTGAAAACGCTGATTCCCTGGCTGGTAAGAAAGAATTTGTTTTTGGCGACGACCGTCCATTTGCGCAATGTCACGCATCTACATTGGTACGTTTGAACGACGGCCAGTTTCTGGTCGCATGGTTTGGCGGGACCGAAGAGAAAAATCCTGACGTAGGAATATGGGTTTCAAAAGGCAGGCCGGGAAATTGGAGTGCGCCGAAAGAAGTGGCTAAAATCCGTGAGGACGCACATTGGAACCCGGTTTTGCAGAAAACTGCGGATGGGAAAGTGATTTTGTATTTCAAAGTAGGAAAAGAAATCGCGCAATGGGAGACTTGGGTAAAAACGTCGGCTGACAATGGGGAAACCTGGTCGGAGGCTTATGAATTGGTAAAAGGAGACAAAGGCGGAAGAGGGCCAGTTAAAAATAAACTGATCGAGCTTTCCAATGGCGATTGGCTAGCTGGCGCTTCCAATGAAGTGAACCGCTGGGAAGTATTTGTAGACAGGAGCACCGATAAAGGTAAAACCTGGACTGCCAGCCCATATTTCAAGATCGATACTATGGAAATCAAAGGCAAAGGGGCCATTCAACCTACATTGTGGGAATCTACGCCGGGTAATGTGCATATGCTGATCAGGACAACTGGTGGTGTGATTGCACGCAGCGATTCAAAAGACTTTGGTAAAACCTGGTCAACCATTAAAAAAACAAGCTTGCCTAACCCCAACAGCGGCATTGACCTGACTAAAATTGCGGACGGTACATTGGTGCTGGCTTACAACCCTGACGACCGAAACTGGGGCTCACGCTCACCGCTTTCACTGATCCTGTCGTACGATAATGGCCAAAACTGGACGGATAAGATCGACATTGCCACTGGTAAAAAGGAAGACGAATATTCTTACCCAGCAATTATCAGCTGGGGCGACTCAGTAGCAGTTACTTATACATTCAACCGCCGGAAAGTCGCTTTCTGGACGGGTAGTAAAAAAGACATTGTTGAACTGGCAGCGAAAGAGAAAAAATAG